Sequence from the Plasmodium berghei ANKA genome assembly, chromosome: 3 genome:
caaatgaaaaatactaacataaaattatgaaaaatatatagttatttgttttttatgcaTACACAAAATATGTAGTAATAcctattttttaattttctatttaataattttctttctAATTACCCTATACATAAGTGCTAAAATAATGGGTATAGCAATAATTATAACTGAATATGCAACTAATTTGTATCCTTTAAATACACCTGGAAATCCTATTTCAAATATGCCTTCTTCTACCTTGATTTTATCTACCTTGATTTTAGAAGGATGTTGTTCAATTTGTTGATCAGATtttatattgataaaaaCCTCTTGGGATTCTTTAGGAGTTAAACTTGGTATTGGTTCTTCATCTTTACTTCCAGTTTCACTTATTTGGTCTTTACCTTCAGGTTCTTTTTCTTGGTTTTCACCTTCAACTTTATTGTCACTAGATTGTATCGATGAAGACAAGAGCGTTTCTGATGGACTATCAGATGGAGGTAAATCACTTCCCGAATCTTTTTGGTGAATGTTATTATCAACTGATGGTAAtgtatcattttctttatttagatgattaattaaatcattaaaaaaattattaaatgcaGAATAACCTTTTGTTAAGCTAGTTGATACACTTTCATATAAACGATTTCCATAATCAGTAAAGTTTGTATaaaaagatgaaatatGCGTTTTATATAAACCATATAAAAATCCAGTTTCATGTTTCGTCAATGATTTTTCTGGTGTAGATGCAGGTTGTATCGCATTCTCATTATCTTGTGATTCTATATTTGCCTGTGATTCTGACTGTAATTCTGGAAGTGATTCTGCCTGTGATTCTATATGTGGCTGTTCTTGTTGTGGTTGCGGTTGTGGCTGTTCTTGTTGTGGTTGTGGTGGTGATTCTGGTTGTAGTTTTGAATCTGCAACAGATTTTTCTTGAACTACTGTTTGATTGTTCGGTTCCGTTGgtaaattgttatttttttgttcttcAGAGTCTTCTTTTGGGGTTTCACTTTTTTCTAGTTCATTTCCTGAAGTTAATAATGCACCTTTTGAATCTGATGGGTTATCACTTTGGTTTGATGCTTGATCCACTGTATTTTGTTGTTCGTTGTTTTGATAATTATTCTTCGGTTCGGTTTGTTCACTATCTTCTTCGTCACCTTCTAAATCTGATTCATCTTCTGAATCTGATTCATCTTCTGAAATTTGTGATGGTTCTCCTGTAACTGATTGTTTTCCTCCTTGGCTTGATCCGTAATAGTTGTTCCTCTGTTTTTTCTTGTTCGGTGCTTTGGcaattacttttttttctttctctTTTTTCACTATTCTACTATTATTGATcgttatgttttttataattttcacaAATTTCTTCAGTATCagatatttctttttatcTTCAGA
This genomic interval carries:
- a CDS encoding BIR protein, with the translated sequence MESNKLLEVCNAFEGIEEYLPDNFSFEKNHTDTEIYNAYCPISKETGKGKCETIGQIVSAGTVLLFNYIFSEVDCENFENGECITYIMLWLSNKMKLITNGTYRSVSDFYTTFIKDGDFYVDDNNYYEYLDKIIKKKNIMEIKIEEMRKLYELLKNLCNGIINCSNDSSECSDFTKFAINWNNLYNQFVNKTTKYIEDKYYCDVLLTLKKAYEKFSNGNKNKDNLQEINDEINYCYQSCKEATTSWRITNVSSQDALNGIDRTFSDILKTIPSEDKKKYLILKKFVKIIKNITINNSRIVKKEKEKKVIAKAPNKKKQRNNYYGSSQGGKQSVTGEPSQISEDESDSEDESDLEGDEEDSEQTEPKNNYQNNEQQNTVDQASNQSDNPSDSKGALLTSGNELEKSETPKEDSEEQKNNNLPTEPNNQTVVQEKSVADSKLQPESPPQPQQEQPQPQPQQEQPHIESQAESLPELQSESQANIESQDNENAIQPASTPEKSLTKHETGFLYGLYKTHISSFYTNFTDYGNRLYESVSTSLTKGYSAFNNFFNDLINHLNKENDTLPSVDNNIHQKDSGSDLPPSDSPSETLLSSSIQSSDNKVEGENQEKEPEGKDQISETGSKDEEPIPSLTPKESQEVFINIKSDQQIEQHPSKIKVDKIKVEEGIFEIGFPGVFKGYKLVAYSVIIIAIPIILALMYRYFSFGWRKELKKKKSMKKVINMFGVNEATKRVINTIDRKKQVQIIINSSTLKKQDKKFTNSSTQKKQDEKLTNSSTQKKQNKKLTNSSTQKKQTKQFINSIYWEQYPLLNTHNLMNADSAPFIILFLFIFYVYKKKGYSLE